One genomic segment of Streptomyces sp. RerS4 includes these proteins:
- a CDS encoding aspartyl/asparaginyl beta-hydroxylase domain-containing protein codes for MDVQSVMTELRNAVGSEGLDRVEECLAILVGERTPEYLHDDQEPTRLFFPEISALPWHDAAAQPWVTEMEAAYEEIKAEFLALREAEARFAPYEDLYTKELGWQGWDTYQIYRDGAWRDEARERCPKTCEVLGTTPHGPRDGMFTVLNPGVHITPHTGGVNLLLTAHLPLVVPPGCAIKVGDDERGWEEGKVILFDDSFIHEAWNRGSRQRAVLLWDVWHPDLTATEVRALEHLMPRFQSYLMAV; via the coding sequence ATGGACGTGCAGAGCGTGATGACGGAGCTGCGGAACGCGGTGGGCTCCGAAGGGCTCGACCGGGTCGAGGAATGCCTGGCCATCCTGGTCGGCGAGCGGACCCCCGAATACCTCCACGACGACCAGGAGCCCACCCGGCTCTTCTTCCCCGAGATCAGCGCCCTGCCGTGGCACGACGCCGCGGCGCAGCCCTGGGTGACGGAGATGGAGGCCGCCTACGAGGAGATCAAGGCCGAGTTCCTCGCGCTGCGCGAGGCAGAGGCCCGGTTCGCCCCCTACGAGGACCTCTACACCAAGGAACTCGGCTGGCAGGGCTGGGACACCTACCAGATCTACCGCGACGGCGCCTGGCGCGACGAGGCCCGGGAGCGCTGCCCGAAGACCTGCGAGGTGCTCGGCACGACCCCCCACGGCCCGCGCGACGGCATGTTCACCGTCCTCAACCCCGGCGTCCACATCACGCCGCACACGGGAGGCGTGAACCTGCTGCTCACCGCCCACCTGCCGCTTGTCGTCCCGCCCGGCTGTGCCATCAAGGTGGGCGACGACGAACGCGGTTGGGAGGAGGGCAAGGTCATCCTCTTCGACGACAGCTTCATCCACGAGGCGTGGAACCGGGGCAGCCGGCAGCGAGCCGTCCTCCTGTGGGACGTCTGGCACCCGGACCTCACCGCCACCGAGGTCCGGGCCCTCGAACACCTGATGCCGCGCTTCCAGAGCTACCTGATGGCGGTCTGA
- a CDS encoding non-ribosomal peptide synthetase, which yields MSPAAVPPRPDRGRAPLSYAQRSIWRAEQVLPGSALHNETAAFRLDGPVDARALERALAVLAARHEVMRCAVVADADGEPLQHFADRVLPTVERTDLAHLPEQQREERLAELVARAVAAPFDLARPPLMRTCLYRLGEDRHLLLFVAHHIVVDAWAFGVFLQELAAAYVAETGGPAPEAAAPGRDFGDYATWQRSDPAAAHGLDHWRERLAGELPVLRLPADGPGAGRPADALAGAVHRFVIPADLVAGLGSLARTRLATLPAAVLTAFCAVAQRYTGQDDLVVGMPVATRNRPALGAMIGPLLNVVAHRVDLSGDPAFDEALRRTRQHLKSDLAHRDTPFDLVVEDLAPAGGGPSPLFQLMYAFHSGPTTLLHLPGVETTPAPAHSGTAKYDLSLFLRPRPSGDLDAELEYRTALLSPQTVQGIAEGLLCLLEAAVAEPGRRLSELPVMSDEQTRRVLTGFNASDRTRPDWSTVPEALRVMAARSGDVPAVLHGDEAVTRAELDAAADRVAARLADRWAVRPGDRVALLVPRAAGLLALVVGLWRAGAVLVPLDETMPDERVRYVLEDSGARLLVTGPAASPAPDHAVPCAAAAELLAVSSGDDVPAPDGPAADALAYLMYTSGSTGRPKGVAVPHDRVANLLHSIVREPGLGEDDVLVAVTSLTFDISVLELFAPLVAGSRVVIAPHATVRDPEALGALLDRSGATVMQATPSLWRALVDGGWQGRPTLRALSGGEALDPALAERLLDRCGELWNLYGPTETTIWSTAGRVLPGEPVTVGRPVARTYCHILDRHGRPVPVGAAGELVIGGAGVTAGYWNRADLTAAAFVPDPVGADPLGGANAPVYRTGDLARYLPDGRIVVLGRADQQVKILGHRIELGEIEALLTRHRQVRAAAVVIDGQRPGTPRPVAFVVPEGTAADADALGADLRRHLRTLLPAAVVPSVIALLDELPLNTSGKVDRPALSTAARTLPDTAAAADRVAPATDAERTVIALWADLLGVDPGTPGVTDDFFLSGGNSIVATRLLGRVRDALGHAPSLADFYADPTPRALSARPSTGPRPGAADTAPPAPVPVPQDPVPLTDQQRQLWLTQSLVPDSAAYNLAAAARLDGPVDADALARALRELVTRHPVLATRCHLADEGPVLVRLPADRVRPTVLDVPEETEAQGGDATRSWLDSATADEATRPFDLAEGPLLRVTLLRASDTSVLLFTAHHIAVDGWSITVAVRELAALHALHTGTGSPLPPLAREFLGHAAAAAAPAAVTIRDAQLAYWRTRLDGHCGVLDLPVDPDAGPCPPGTGDTVPVVLPPDLTARLRATAARLRVTPFSVLLTVYASLLGRYAGTDDVIVGVPAANRGAPELEGLIGSLVNSLPVRVDLAGSPSFGELARRTARRLADDLDRPLVPLDRLVDALGIARDPGRPALAQATLVLQEALPARIRLGEASGDLRPVPTRTAKYDLTLALEDHPDRMEGVLEYASGRFTRTSAGRFARHLETLLRAALDDPEAAAALAPLDPAEEETPSPRPARPAGAARAAYATPVHELFRAQAAAGPGAVAVRHGGQSVTYAALDAWSDRIAARLLRLGAAPGRFVSVLLPTGIAQTAAVLAVAKTGAAFAVLDPDSPELRLRAVITDAEPLCVLADERCLTRLPGLWDPVAGRFAGVPVEPLPSDEPDAGAHPPVPSAPVTGDDALCLVYTSGSTGTPKGIALPHASLAQFADWQGERFGIGPRSRIAQWAPFTYDAAYTEVFAALCHGATLCVPPDETRRDPVAMAAWLGAERITQIQTVPGFFAVLTEALDRGRAELPHLEHVLLAGEVLPPSLAAAWAGRTVRPRLHNLYGPTECVLATHRELEPGEEFAPSVPIGRPLAGREALVLDHRGRPCPVGVVGEIHLRSDFLAGAYHRRPEESAKAYVPDPWRPGGTLYRTGDLGRFLPDGELAFTGRTGSLVKIHGNRVELEEIEALLQGHPSVREAAAALHGTPTAPRLLAYAVVDGAVTGDDLRAHLAERLPASVVPESVVLLDALPRTRTNKRDRARLPAPRTDAPHSAAPPREGPEQLVAEAWRQVLGADRPVGRHTNFFEAGGNSLLAARLQVDLGRRLGREVRLVDVFARPTIAEFVAGLRTDTAADAPHAPGHHGPAGPDDVAARAGRRRAAVRARSRDRAEQFNVPTGRE from the coding sequence ATGAGCCCCGCCGCCGTACCGCCCCGGCCCGACCGCGGCCGTGCCCCGCTGTCCTACGCCCAGCGCTCGATCTGGCGCGCCGAACAAGTCCTTCCCGGCAGCGCCCTGCACAACGAGACCGCGGCGTTCCGCCTCGACGGCCCCGTGGACGCCCGAGCCCTCGAACGGGCCCTGGCCGTCCTCGCCGCCCGGCACGAGGTGATGCGCTGCGCCGTCGTCGCGGACGCCGACGGCGAACCGCTGCAGCACTTCGCGGACCGCGTCCTGCCCACCGTCGAACGGACCGACCTGGCCCACCTGCCGGAACAGCAGCGCGAGGAAAGGCTGGCGGAACTCGTCGCCCGCGCCGTGGCGGCGCCGTTCGACCTGGCCAGGCCGCCACTGATGCGCACCTGCCTCTACCGGTTGGGCGAGGACCGGCACCTGCTGCTCTTCGTCGCCCACCACATCGTCGTCGACGCCTGGGCGTTCGGCGTCTTCCTCCAGGAACTCGCCGCCGCCTACGTCGCCGAGACCGGTGGCCCGGCACCGGAAGCAGCGGCTCCCGGCCGCGACTTCGGGGACTACGCCACCTGGCAGCGCAGTGACCCCGCCGCCGCCCACGGCCTCGACCACTGGCGCGAGCGGCTCGCCGGGGAACTCCCGGTGCTGCGCCTGCCCGCCGACGGACCCGGCGCCGGGCGCCCCGCCGACGCCCTCGCCGGAGCCGTCCACCGTTTCGTGATCCCCGCCGACCTCGTCGCCGGGCTCGGCTCCCTTGCCCGGACGCGGCTCGCGACCCTGCCCGCCGCGGTGCTGACCGCGTTCTGCGCTGTTGCCCAGCGCTACACCGGCCAGGACGACCTCGTGGTCGGCATGCCGGTCGCGACCCGCAACCGCCCCGCTCTGGGCGCCATGATCGGCCCCCTGCTCAACGTCGTGGCCCACCGCGTCGACCTCTCGGGCGACCCCGCCTTCGACGAAGCGCTGCGGCGGACCCGGCAGCACCTCAAGAGCGACCTCGCGCACCGGGACACGCCCTTCGACCTGGTCGTCGAGGACCTGGCCCCGGCGGGCGGCGGCCCGTCCCCGCTCTTCCAGCTCATGTACGCCTTCCACAGCGGACCGACGACCCTCCTGCACCTGCCGGGCGTCGAGACCACGCCGGCCCCGGCGCACAGCGGCACCGCGAAGTACGACCTCTCCCTGTTCCTGCGGCCCCGGCCGTCCGGAGACCTCGACGCCGAGCTGGAGTACCGCACCGCGCTGCTCTCCCCGCAGACCGTCCAGGGCATCGCCGAAGGACTGCTGTGCCTGCTGGAGGCAGCCGTCGCCGAGCCCGGCCGACGCCTCTCCGAGCTGCCCGTGATGAGCGACGAGCAGACCCGGCGCGTCCTGACGGGGTTCAACGCCTCGGACCGGACGCGGCCCGACTGGTCCACCGTCCCCGAGGCCCTGCGCGTCATGGCCGCCCGGTCCGGTGACGTGCCCGCGGTCCTCCACGGTGACGAGGCGGTCACCCGCGCGGAGCTGGACGCCGCCGCCGACCGCGTCGCCGCGCGCCTCGCCGACCGTTGGGCCGTTCGCCCCGGCGACCGGGTGGCACTGCTGGTGCCGCGTGCCGCGGGACTCCTCGCGCTGGTCGTCGGACTGTGGCGGGCCGGAGCCGTCCTCGTCCCGCTCGACGAGACCATGCCGGACGAACGCGTGCGGTACGTCCTGGAGGACAGCGGGGCCCGGCTGCTCGTCACCGGACCGGCCGCCTCCCCGGCGCCGGACCACGCCGTACCGTGCGCCGCCGCGGCGGAGCTGCTGGCCGTGTCCAGTGGCGACGACGTCCCGGCCCCGGACGGTCCCGCCGCCGACGCGCTCGCGTACCTGATGTACACCTCCGGCTCCACCGGCCGGCCGAAGGGCGTGGCCGTACCGCACGACCGCGTCGCGAACCTGCTGCACAGCATCGTCCGCGAGCCGGGCCTGGGCGAGGACGACGTCCTGGTCGCCGTCACCTCCCTCACCTTCGACATCTCGGTGCTTGAACTGTTCGCCCCGCTCGTCGCGGGATCCCGGGTCGTGATCGCGCCGCACGCCACGGTCCGCGACCCCGAGGCGCTCGGCGCCCTGCTGGACCGGTCCGGTGCCACCGTCATGCAGGCCACGCCCTCCCTGTGGCGTGCCCTCGTCGACGGAGGCTGGCAGGGCCGGCCGACGCTGCGGGCGCTCAGCGGCGGTGAGGCCCTCGACCCCGCGCTCGCCGAGCGGCTGCTGGACCGCTGTGGCGAGCTGTGGAACCTGTACGGCCCCACCGAGACCACCATTTGGTCGACGGCCGGACGCGTCCTGCCGGGGGAGCCGGTCACCGTCGGGCGCCCCGTGGCCCGGACCTACTGCCACATCCTCGACCGCCACGGCCGACCGGTACCCGTCGGCGCCGCCGGTGAACTGGTCATCGGCGGGGCGGGTGTCACCGCCGGCTACTGGAACCGGGCCGACCTCACCGCCGCCGCGTTCGTCCCCGACCCGGTGGGTGCGGACCCGCTGGGCGGTGCCAACGCCCCGGTCTACCGGACGGGCGACCTGGCACGCTATCTACCGGACGGCCGCATCGTCGTCCTCGGCCGGGCCGACCAGCAGGTCAAGATACTCGGTCACCGCATCGAACTCGGCGAGATCGAAGCCCTGCTGACGCGCCACCGGCAGGTGCGGGCCGCCGCCGTCGTCATCGACGGTCAACGCCCCGGGACGCCCCGGCCGGTCGCGTTCGTCGTGCCCGAGGGCACCGCCGCGGACGCGGACGCCCTCGGCGCGGACCTCCGCCGGCACCTGCGCACCCTGCTCCCGGCCGCGGTCGTGCCCTCCGTCATCGCCCTGCTCGACGAGCTCCCGCTCAACACCAGCGGCAAGGTGGACCGCCCCGCCCTGAGCACAGCGGCCCGCACCCTCCCCGACACGGCGGCCGCCGCCGACCGGGTCGCGCCCGCCACCGACGCCGAACGAACGGTCATCGCCCTCTGGGCCGACCTGCTGGGCGTCGACCCCGGCACGCCGGGCGTCACCGACGACTTCTTCCTCTCCGGGGGCAACTCCATCGTCGCCACCCGGCTCCTCGGCCGGGTACGCGACGCACTCGGCCACGCACCGTCCCTCGCGGACTTCTACGCCGACCCCACCCCCCGGGCCCTGAGCGCCCGCCCGTCCACCGGACCCCGGCCCGGGGCGGCGGACACCGCGCCCCCGGCGCCCGTACCGGTGCCGCAGGACCCGGTACCCCTGACCGACCAGCAGCGGCAACTGTGGCTCACCCAGAGCCTCGTGCCGGACTCCGCCGCGTACAACCTGGCCGCCGCCGCCCGTCTCGACGGCCCGGTCGACGCCGATGCCCTCGCGCGGGCCCTGCGCGAACTGGTGACCCGCCACCCGGTACTGGCGACCCGCTGCCACCTCGCCGACGAGGGCCCCGTCCTCGTCCGCCTGCCCGCCGACCGCGTCCGCCCCACCGTGCTCGACGTGCCGGAGGAGACCGAAGCACAGGGCGGCGACGCGACCCGCTCATGGCTGGACTCCGCCACCGCCGACGAGGCCACGCGCCCCTTCGATCTCGCCGAAGGGCCGCTGCTGCGCGTCACGCTCCTGCGCGCGTCCGACACCTCCGTGCTGCTGTTCACCGCCCACCACATCGCGGTCGACGGCTGGTCGATCACCGTGGCGGTCCGTGAGCTCGCGGCGCTCCATGCGCTGCACACCGGCACGGGCAGCCCCCTGCCGCCCCTTGCCCGGGAGTTCCTCGGCCACGCCGCAGCCGCGGCCGCCCCCGCGGCCGTCACGATCCGCGACGCGCAGCTCGCCTACTGGCGCACCCGTCTCGACGGCCACTGCGGGGTCCTCGACCTGCCGGTCGATCCCGATGCCGGTCCATGCCCGCCGGGCACCGGGGACACCGTGCCCGTCGTCCTGCCGCCGGACCTCACCGCTCGCCTGCGCGCCACCGCCGCTCGGCTTCGGGTCACCCCCTTCTCGGTGCTGCTCACCGTCTACGCCTCCCTGCTGGGGCGCTACGCCGGCACGGACGACGTCATCGTCGGCGTGCCCGCCGCCAACCGGGGTGCACCGGAGCTGGAGGGCCTGATCGGCTCCCTCGTGAACAGCCTGCCGGTCCGCGTCGACCTCGCCGGGAGCCCCTCGTTCGGGGAACTCGCCCGCCGGACCGCACGGCGGCTCGCCGACGACCTCGACCGGCCGCTGGTACCGCTCGACCGACTCGTGGACGCCCTCGGCATCGCACGCGATCCCGGCCGGCCCGCCCTCGCCCAGGCCACACTCGTGCTCCAGGAAGCCCTGCCGGCCCGGATCCGGCTCGGCGAGGCCAGCGGCGACCTGCGGCCCGTGCCGACCCGCACAGCCAAGTACGACCTGACGCTCGCCCTGGAGGATCACCCCGATCGCATGGAGGGCGTGCTGGAGTACGCCTCCGGGCGGTTCACCCGGACATCGGCGGGCCGCTTCGCGCGCCATCTGGAGACCCTGCTGCGCGCCGCACTGGACGACCCCGAGGCCGCAGCCGCCCTCGCCCCCCTCGACCCGGCGGAAGAGGAGACGCCGTCACCCCGGCCCGCCCGTCCCGCCGGCGCCGCACGCGCGGCGTACGCCACGCCCGTCCATGAACTCTTCCGCGCGCAGGCGGCGGCGGGGCCCGGCGCGGTCGCCGTCCGCCACGGCGGACAGAGCGTCACCTACGCGGCGCTCGACGCCTGGAGCGACCGGATCGCCGCGCGGCTGCTGCGCCTCGGCGCCGCACCGGGCCGTTTCGTCTCGGTCCTGCTGCCCACCGGCATCGCGCAGACCGCGGCGGTCCTGGCGGTGGCCAAGACGGGGGCCGCCTTCGCGGTCCTGGACCCGGACAGCCCCGAACTTCGGCTGCGGGCCGTGATCACGGACGCCGAGCCGCTGTGCGTACTGGCCGACGAGCGGTGCCTGACACGTCTGCCCGGACTGTGGGACCCGGTCGCCGGCCGTTTCGCCGGCGTTCCCGTCGAGCCGCTCCCGTCCGACGAGCCGGACGCCGGCGCGCATCCGCCGGTCCCCTCCGCGCCGGTCACCGGGGACGACGCCCTCTGCCTGGTGTACACCTCCGGATCCACCGGAACCCCCAAGGGAATCGCGCTGCCGCACGCGTCGCTCGCACAGTTCGCCGACTGGCAGGGAGAACGGTTCGGCATCGGCCCCCGCAGCCGTATCGCCCAGTGGGCGCCGTTCACCTACGACGCCGCCTACACCGAGGTGTTCGCGGCCCTTTGCCACGGCGCCACCCTGTGCGTACCGCCGGACGAGACCCGCCGGGACCCGGTGGCCATGGCCGCCTGGCTCGGGGCCGAGCGGATCACCCAGATCCAGACCGTGCCCGGCTTCTTCGCCGTGCTCACCGAGGCGCTGGACCGCGGCCGGGCCGAACTGCCCCACCTGGAACACGTCCTGCTCGCGGGCGAAGTGCTGCCGCCCTCGCTCGCCGCCGCCTGGGCCGGCCGGACCGTCCGGCCCCGTCTGCACAACCTGTACGGGCCCACCGAATGCGTACTCGCCACCCACCGCGAGCTGGAACCGGGGGAGGAGTTCGCGCCTTCCGTACCCATCGGCCGGCCCCTCGCGGGCCGGGAGGCCCTCGTCCTCGACCACCGCGGCCGGCCCTGCCCGGTCGGCGTGGTCGGCGAGATCCACCTGCGCAGCGACTTCCTCGCCGGGGCCTACCACCGTCGGCCCGAGGAGAGCGCCAAGGCCTACGTGCCCGACCCGTGGCGGCCCGGCGGAACGCTGTACCGCACCGGGGACCTCGGCCGGTTCCTGCCCGACGGGGAACTCGCCTTCACCGGCCGCACCGGCAGCCTGGTCAAGATCCACGGCAACCGCGTCGAACTGGAGGAGATCGAGGCACTCCTCCAAGGGCACCCGTCGGTCCGCGAGGCCGCCGCGGCCCTGCACGGCACCCCCACCGCGCCCCGGCTCCTCGCCTACGCGGTCGTGGACGGTGCCGTCACCGGAGACGACCTCCGCGCCCACCTCGCCGAACGGTTGCCGGCCTCGGTCGTGCCCGAGAGCGTCGTGCTGCTGGACGCGCTGCCCCGCACCCGCACCAACAAGCGGGACCGCGCCCGGCTCCCCGCCCCGCGCACGGACGCCCCGCACAGCGCGGCGCCGCCACGCGAAGGCCCGGAGCAACTCGTCGCCGAGGCGTGGCGACAGGTGCTGGGCGCCGACCGGCCCGTCGGCCGTCACACGAACTTCTTCGAAGCGGGCGGCAACTCACTGCTGGCGGCCCGGCTCCAGGTCGACCTCGGCCGCCGCCTCGGCCGCGAGGTGCGGCTCGTGGACGTCTTCGCCAGGCCCACGATCGCCGAATTCGTCGCCGGCCTGCGCACCGACACCGCGGCCGACGCGCCGCACGCCCCCGGCCACCACGGACCCGCCGGCCCCGACGACGTCGCCGCGCGTGCCGGACGCCGACGGGCCGCCGTCCGGGCCCGATCTCGCGACCGGGCCGAACAGTTCAACGTACCGACAGGGAGAGAGTGA
- a CDS encoding non-ribosomal peptide synthetase, whose protein sequence is MSHTTILDRWADHVERDGRAPAVSTPEREWSRGELAAHAAGLRARLAEDGALGPVLIACAEPVPVIATILACAATGRTFAPVDIRQPEARWAALLEDLRPSAVVTDRAGGDALGPHHALLADTRVIDAGTVEPGRWRATDWQGLDVPDAGYVYFTSGTTGRPKGIKGSLQAVEHFLDWETGEFGVTEGARVSLLTSPGFDAFLRDALVPLRSGGSVRAAGPGAVPVAASLAEWLEEQRIEVLHCVPTVFRTLRAAGLTPDSLPELKAVLLAGEPVRSADVAWWRGLFGDGKALVNLYGPSETTMTKVFRRLGAEDAEAETVPAGLPLPGVDVRVLAAGAPVTGAIGEIEIHTPFPLGGYLDGRAGGFTGTHAYRTGDLGRLRPDGVLEVLGRRDQQVKVNGVRVELGEIEDTLRRHPGVRDVCAAAVAEADADPALVAYVVADDSLTDQQLRAHAETRLAPGSRPALYIRLTAIPRTLNGKADRRALPMPSTVRAAATEDGPGNDTEARIAAVWCELLHLSAVGRHDDFTLLGGDSLAIARLLDRLRSMFGVDVPLRTFVDDPTVSGLAAAVTSRSSR, encoded by the coding sequence GTGAGCCACACCACGATCCTGGACCGCTGGGCCGACCATGTCGAGCGGGACGGGCGGGCGCCCGCCGTTTCCACCCCCGAGCGGGAGTGGAGCCGCGGCGAACTCGCCGCCCACGCCGCCGGACTGAGGGCCCGGCTCGCCGAGGACGGCGCCCTGGGACCGGTCCTCATCGCCTGCGCCGAGCCCGTCCCGGTCATCGCGACCATCCTGGCCTGCGCCGCCACCGGCCGGACCTTCGCCCCCGTCGACATCCGGCAGCCCGAGGCGCGCTGGGCCGCGCTGCTGGAGGACCTGCGCCCCTCGGCCGTCGTCACCGACCGGGCCGGAGGCGATGCCCTCGGTCCCCACCACGCTCTCCTCGCCGACACGCGGGTCATCGACGCCGGCACCGTCGAGCCCGGCCGGTGGCGCGCGACGGACTGGCAGGGCCTCGACGTACCCGACGCGGGATACGTGTACTTCACCTCGGGCACCACCGGACGACCCAAGGGCATCAAGGGCAGCCTCCAGGCCGTCGAGCACTTCCTCGACTGGGAGACCGGCGAGTTCGGCGTCACCGAAGGTGCCCGGGTTTCCCTGCTCACCTCACCGGGCTTCGACGCGTTCCTGCGCGACGCGCTCGTTCCGCTGCGCTCCGGCGGCAGCGTCCGGGCCGCCGGCCCCGGCGCCGTACCCGTCGCCGCCTCCCTCGCCGAGTGGCTGGAAGAGCAGCGGATCGAGGTGCTGCACTGCGTTCCCACCGTCTTCCGCACCCTGCGGGCCGCCGGCCTCACCCCCGACTCCCTGCCCGAGCTCAAGGCCGTCCTGCTCGCCGGCGAGCCGGTCCGGTCCGCCGACGTCGCCTGGTGGCGTGGCCTCTTCGGCGACGGCAAGGCACTGGTCAACCTCTACGGCCCGTCCGAGACCACCATGACCAAGGTCTTCCGCCGCCTCGGCGCCGAGGACGCCGAGGCCGAGACGGTGCCGGCGGGCCTTCCCCTCCCCGGCGTGGACGTCCGGGTCCTGGCCGCGGGCGCGCCCGTCACCGGCGCCATCGGCGAGATCGAGATCCACACCCCCTTCCCGCTCGGCGGCTATCTCGACGGCCGCGCCGGCGGGTTCACCGGCACCCACGCCTACCGCACGGGCGACCTCGGCCGGCTGCGGCCCGACGGCGTCCTGGAGGTACTCGGCCGCCGCGACCAGCAGGTCAAGGTCAACGGCGTGCGCGTCGAACTGGGCGAGATCGAGGACACGCTGCGGCGCCACCCCGGCGTCCGCGACGTGTGCGCCGCCGCCGTGGCCGAAGCGGACGCCGATCCCGCCCTCGTCGCCTACGTCGTCGCCGACGACTCCCTGACGGACCAACAGCTGCGCGCCCACGCCGAGACCCGTCTCGCCCCCGGCAGCCGCCCCGCCCTCTACATCCGGCTCACCGCCATTCCCCGCACCCTGAACGGCAAGGCCGACCGCCGGGCCCTGCCGATGCCGTCGACCGTACGGGCCGCCGCCACCGAGGACGGCCCCGGCAACGACACGGAGGCCCGTATCGCCGCGGTGTGGTGCGAGCTGCTGCACCTGTCGGCTGTCGGTCGCCACGACGACTTCACCCTGCTCGGCGGCGACTCCCTGGCCATCGCCCGCCTGCTGGACCGGCTGCGCTCGATGTTCGGCGTGGACGTCCCCCTGCGGACCTTCGTCGACGACCCCACCGTTTCCGGTCTCGCCGCCGCCGTGACCTCCCGGAGCAGCCGATGA
- a CDS encoding aspartate/glutamate racemase family protein yields MTHPAAPGGQTTPEIRPYGVPRSLPLVGIVGGMGPLASTELLRTVYHTGDGRSEQETPRVLLWSDPAVVDRTEAIDTGDLEPLYRAVESAVRGLVLAGAERVVVACVTAHRVLGDLPPDLLARCVSLVDVAHEELIRTARPHLLLCTKGTAQAGILTSGPYADRAVPHLVMLRPDDQEALHREVYRVKRGGDPLRTIDFLRDALPRYGVRSFVAACTELHLVTRAIAAAGRSDEFPAIDPMSVVAQRIKNGEL; encoded by the coding sequence ATGACCCACCCCGCCGCCCCCGGCGGTCAGACCACCCCCGAGATCCGCCCGTACGGCGTGCCTCGGTCACTGCCGCTGGTCGGAATCGTCGGCGGCATGGGCCCCCTGGCCTCCACCGAACTGCTCCGCACCGTCTACCACACGGGCGACGGACGCTCCGAACAGGAGACGCCCCGGGTGCTGCTGTGGTCCGACCCCGCCGTGGTCGACCGCACCGAGGCCATCGACACGGGCGATCTCGAACCGCTGTACCGGGCCGTCGAGAGCGCGGTACGCGGCCTGGTGCTCGCGGGGGCGGAACGAGTCGTCGTCGCGTGCGTCACCGCGCACAGAGTGCTCGGCGACCTGCCCCCCGACCTCCTCGCGCGCTGCGTGTCCCTGGTGGACGTCGCCCACGAGGAACTCATCCGCACCGCGCGGCCGCACCTCCTGCTGTGCACCAAGGGCACCGCACAAGCCGGCATCCTCACCTCCGGCCCGTACGCGGACCGGGCGGTGCCCCACCTCGTCATGCTCCGACCGGACGACCAGGAGGCGCTGCACCGCGAGGTCTACCGCGTCAAGCGCGGCGGGGACCCCCTCCGCACGATCGACTTCCTCCGCGACGCCCTGCCCCGCTACGGGGTGCGGTCCTTCGTGGCCGCCTGCACCGAACTGCACCTGGTCACCCGCGCCATAGCCGCCGCGGGCCGGTCGGACGAGTTCCCCGCCATAGACCCGATGTCGGTCGTGGCCCAACGGATCAAGAACGGAGAGCTGTGA